In the genome of Limnobaculum zhutongyuii, one region contains:
- a CDS encoding monovalent cation:proton antiporter-2 (CPA2) family protein, with protein MNEPLLLLTIILFVAAVTVTLSKKIGLGSILGLLITGVIIGPHTPGQVIHKEHVDNILHVSEFGIVLLLFIIGLEMQPKRLWSMRRVVFGLGSLQILLSGAAIGTYFYLLGNSANAAIIIGLTLALSSTAFVIQILQEHNEFSSEHGRIGFAILLMQDLAIVPLLALVPLLSDKIAVLPDDSPMWMQTISVIGALLLVIIFGRYVVPWLLNRMARKGYRESFSLFVMFAVVLAAYVMEHFGLSMALGAFIMGMMLSTSKYGFQIHASVESAKSLLMSIFFISVGMSIDFVTLAQTPVLFVSNVAVILLIKIIILFLLSLLFGTSKEAATKVAFLLCQGGEFGFVLFGVAKAFGVIDDTTFIMGIGVISVSMAFTPSLYAFGCRLTRRGVLSEIDHTLTPDETANNARVVVAGYGDTGHVLAQMLQDSSIPHIVIEKNPEVVKKAQKAGIPAYFGDITDPKLLNVIGVEQAQMVIVSIDHNASALKAVSTLRSLYPMLKILARVLDKDLKDQLLEAGANWVVIETLESSLHIGAEALKVLGVADEEVSELVDSLRKDEMMATVEEPENDDAEAESNTVNEPIVTDTDFELPSDDDDKTLEPHQRSEAG; from the coding sequence ATGAATGAGCCTTTGTTACTACTTACTATTATCCTGTTTGTTGCTGCAGTCACAGTTACGCTGTCAAAAAAAATCGGCTTGGGTTCGATCCTTGGCTTATTGATCACCGGTGTGATTATCGGACCTCATACTCCGGGTCAGGTAATTCATAAAGAGCATGTTGATAATATTCTGCATGTTTCTGAATTTGGTATTGTCCTGTTGCTGTTCATCATTGGCCTGGAAATGCAACCGAAACGCCTGTGGTCCATGAGACGAGTAGTTTTCGGTCTGGGTTCGCTGCAAATTTTACTTTCTGGTGCCGCTATTGGTACCTACTTCTATTTGCTTGGCAATTCAGCCAACGCGGCCATTATTATTGGTTTAACGCTGGCCCTCTCTTCTACTGCATTCGTGATTCAAATATTGCAGGAGCATAATGAGTTCTCCAGCGAACACGGACGCATTGGTTTTGCTATTTTGCTGATGCAGGATTTAGCCATTGTTCCGTTACTGGCACTGGTTCCATTGCTTTCTGATAAGATTGCGGTGCTGCCAGATGATTCCCCGATGTGGATGCAGACCATTTCAGTTATTGGTGCACTGCTGCTGGTTATTATCTTTGGCCGTTATGTGGTGCCTTGGTTACTGAATCGAATGGCGCGTAAAGGTTACCGGGAAAGCTTCTCGCTGTTTGTTATGTTTGCCGTAGTATTGGCCGCTTATGTGATGGAACACTTCGGTCTGTCCATGGCGCTGGGCGCATTTATTATGGGTATGATGCTGTCTACTTCTAAATATGGCTTCCAAATTCACGCCAGCGTTGAATCTGCCAAAAGTCTGCTGATGAGCATCTTCTTTATTTCAGTGGGTATGTCCATCGATTTCGTGACGCTGGCGCAAACTCCGGTGCTGTTTGTCAGTAACGTTGCGGTTATTCTGCTGATCAAAATTATTATTCTGTTTTTACTGTCATTGCTGTTTGGCACGTCAAAAGAAGCCGCCACTAAAGTGGCTTTCCTGCTTTGCCAGGGCGGTGAGTTCGGTTTCGTATTATTTGGTGTGGCGAAAGCCTTTGGGGTGATTGACGATACCACCTTTATCATGGGCATTGGCGTCATCTCAGTAAGTATGGCGTTTACGCCAAGCCTGTATGCCTTTGGCTGCCGCCTGACCAGAAGAGGCGTACTGTCTGAAATTGACCACACATTGACGCCAGATGAAACCGCCAATAATGCACGAGTCGTCGTGGCAGGTTACGGTGATACCGGCCATGTACTGGCGCAAATGCTGCAGGACTCCTCAATCCCTCATATTGTGATAGAGAAGAATCCGGAAGTGGTGAAGAAAGCCCAAAAAGCAGGTATCCCTGCCTATTTTGGTGATATCACCGATCCAAAACTGCTTAACGTGATTGGCGTAGAACAGGCGCAAATGGTAATTGTCTCTATCGACCATAACGCCAGCGCGCTTAAAGCGGTATCAACCCTGCGCTCACTTTATCCAATGCTGAAAATATTAGCCCGGGTACTGGATAAAGATCTAAAAGATCAACTGCTGGAAGCCGGTGCCAACTGGGTAGTTATTGAAACGCTGGAGAGCAGTCTGCACATTGGTGCCGAAGCGCTGAAAGTTCTGGGTGTGGCGGATGAAGAAGTCTCCGAGCTGGTTGATTCCCTGCGTAAAGATGAGATGATGGCAACGGTAGAGGAACCGGAAAATGACGATGCTGAAGCTGAATCAAATACGGTAAATGAACCTATCGTTACTGATACTGATTTCGAACTTCCATCCGATGACGATGATAAGACTCTGGAACCACATCAGCGATCAGAAGCTGGTTGA